The Caulifigura coniformis genome includes a region encoding these proteins:
- a CDS encoding DUF1570 domain-containing protein, with protein sequence MPDRDVGQGSWAHLGLRFILPGILPLLVMCGPVAGQTASPTVVVTLTPVEGRPEKLAGRVVVEDQQGGVLLEDAVGQYWTLESREIVSRMAGDAAFLRAGTKDLAENLKAAAGGPAVIVETKHYVIVSRASRAYANWCGSLLERLRNGFLAYWDREGIELEPGAPHLPVLILQNKGQFREYAVRDGASAAAETAGYYSARTNRIVLYDLTADLGGRPLGEATQREEITRRLSKSPGSVATVVHEAVHQLSFNSGLQTRYADNPMWASEGLAMYFETPDLGAGTRWTTAGKVSVWRLEEFRGSLTKRPTNSFISLIEGEERFRAPEQMTGAYAESWVLVHFLATKKRAKWAEYLGVLRAKPPLIFQTPEERLAEFRSVFGDDLAALEREMVQHAADLRRR encoded by the coding sequence GTGCCAGATCGAGATGTCGGGCAGGGATCGTGGGCTCATCTCGGCCTGAGATTCATCCTGCCGGGCATTCTGCCCCTGCTGGTGATGTGCGGCCCCGTCGCAGGCCAGACCGCATCTCCGACGGTCGTGGTCACCCTGACTCCAGTGGAGGGCCGGCCCGAAAAGCTTGCAGGACGCGTGGTCGTCGAGGACCAGCAGGGGGGCGTGCTTCTCGAAGACGCAGTCGGCCAGTATTGGACGCTTGAGTCCAGGGAGATCGTGTCTCGAATGGCGGGAGACGCGGCCTTCCTGAGGGCCGGGACAAAGGACCTGGCTGAGAATCTGAAAGCGGCCGCGGGCGGGCCTGCGGTCATCGTCGAGACGAAACATTACGTGATCGTGTCACGAGCGAGCCGAGCCTACGCCAATTGGTGCGGATCGCTGCTTGAGCGGTTGAGGAACGGTTTCCTGGCCTACTGGGACCGCGAAGGCATTGAGCTCGAGCCAGGCGCCCCGCACCTGCCGGTCCTGATCCTGCAGAACAAGGGGCAGTTTCGCGAGTATGCCGTGCGGGACGGGGCCTCGGCCGCCGCAGAAACCGCCGGCTATTACTCGGCACGTACGAATCGAATCGTGCTGTACGATCTGACGGCCGACCTGGGTGGGCGGCCATTGGGAGAAGCGACGCAGCGTGAGGAGATCACGCGGCGGCTGTCGAAGTCGCCGGGGAGCGTGGCGACGGTGGTCCACGAGGCGGTCCACCAACTGTCGTTCAACTCGGGACTGCAAACGCGTTACGCGGACAACCCGATGTGGGCCAGCGAAGGACTGGCGATGTATTTCGAGACACCGGACCTGGGGGCCGGAACGCGCTGGACCACAGCGGGCAAAGTCAGTGTCTGGCGACTGGAGGAATTTCGCGGCTCGCTCACGAAGCGGCCGACCAACTCATTCATCTCGCTGATCGAGGGGGAAGAGCGATTCCGCGCCCCCGAGCAGATGACCGGGGCGTACGCAGAGAGTTGGGTGCTGGTCCACTTCCTGGCCACGAAGAAACGTGCGAAGTGGGCCGAATACCTCGGGGTGCTGCGCGCCAAACCGCCACTGATTTTCCAGACGCCGGAGGAACGCCTGGCGGAGTTCCGGAGCGTTTTCGGCGACGATCTGGCGGCCCTGGAACGGGAAATGGTGCAGCACGCCGCTGATCTGCGGCGGCGGTAG
- a CDS encoding PQQ-binding-like beta-propeller repeat protein produces MWRDVLRPSLILLCGLATNFAAVHAGDWPQILGPNRTGAAIDEKLADAWPAAGPVVTWEKEVGPGYAGLAVVGPRAYLFHRQGDFDVLEALDSTTGKTIWKQADPTSFTPGVGSGDGPLCVPTVADGHVVTFSPQGLLIVRNAVTGQLVWKHATHQEFGGQEGYFGAGNSPLVAGQVVIVNVGGAKSGAGVVGFDLKAGTPLWKQVADQASYSAPILIRDGDRDLAIVITRLKCVALEPATGALVWEVPFGQRGPTVNGALPSRVEGRLFLTASYGIGGVLLDLKPHAAEIVWEDTDTLASQYATPVEADGLLYGFHGRDDVPPAEFRCIDPLAASLEKRVLWSVPDFGYGTPIKADGKLILAKTDGELILADVNREKFTPRSRFRAFNGIIRALPALSAGGLFVRDEQTLKRFDIGKH; encoded by the coding sequence ATGTGGCGCGATGTTCTCAGGCCATCCCTGATACTGCTCTGCGGCCTGGCCACGAACTTCGCGGCCGTGCACGCGGGCGACTGGCCGCAGATCCTCGGCCCGAACAGGACGGGGGCGGCCATCGACGAAAAACTGGCCGATGCCTGGCCGGCCGCGGGACCTGTCGTCACCTGGGAGAAAGAAGTTGGTCCGGGCTACGCCGGGCTGGCTGTCGTGGGTCCCCGAGCGTACCTGTTCCATCGTCAGGGCGATTTCGATGTTCTCGAGGCCCTGGATTCGACGACCGGGAAGACGATCTGGAAACAGGCCGATCCGACCTCCTTCACCCCTGGCGTGGGATCGGGTGACGGCCCCCTCTGCGTCCCGACCGTCGCCGACGGGCACGTGGTGACGTTCAGCCCGCAAGGGCTACTGATCGTTCGTAACGCGGTCACCGGCCAACTCGTCTGGAAACACGCCACGCATCAGGAGTTCGGCGGTCAGGAAGGCTATTTCGGGGCCGGGAACTCGCCGCTGGTGGCCGGGCAGGTCGTCATTGTGAACGTCGGCGGGGCGAAGTCCGGAGCCGGGGTTGTCGGGTTCGACCTCAAGGCCGGCACCCCCCTCTGGAAACAGGTTGCCGATCAGGCCAGCTACTCCGCTCCCATTCTCATCCGTGATGGAGACCGCGACCTCGCCATCGTCATCACCCGGCTCAAATGTGTGGCTCTCGAGCCCGCAACCGGAGCTCTGGTCTGGGAAGTTCCGTTCGGCCAGCGCGGCCCGACGGTGAACGGCGCACTCCCGTCACGGGTCGAGGGGCGGTTGTTCCTGACTGCCAGCTATGGGATTGGTGGCGTGCTCCTCGACCTCAAGCCCCACGCCGCCGAAATCGTGTGGGAGGATACCGACACGCTCGCCAGCCAGTATGCCACGCCTGTCGAAGCCGACGGTCTGCTGTATGGCTTCCATGGACGTGATGACGTTCCTCCGGCTGAGTTCCGCTGCATTGATCCGCTCGCCGCTTCGCTGGAAAAGCGAGTTCTCTGGTCCGTTCCCGATTTCGGCTACGGAACGCCCATCAAGGCCGACGGCAAGCTGATTCTCGCCAAGACGGATGGGGAACTGATCCTGGCGGATGTGAACCGCGAGAAATTCACCCCGAGATCACGCTTCAGGGCGTTCAACGGCATCATCCGAGCCTTGCCTGCGCTTTCGGCCGGAGGCCTCTTCGTCCGCGATGAACAGACCCTCAAACGCTTCGACATCGGCAAGCACTGA